From the genome of Nicotiana sylvestris chromosome 2, ASM39365v2, whole genome shotgun sequence, one region includes:
- the LOC138885173 gene encoding secreted RxLR effector protein 161-like translates to MEASKVIDTPIATATQLDMDKTRSPVNQIMYRGIIGSLLYLTASRPDIVFNVGLCARFQSNPKESHLKSAKRILRYLKGTQGLVLYYPSGDNFNLIEYADADYTGYLVDRKSTSGMAHLLGSCLISWGTRKQNSVALSTAETEYVAAATCCAQLLWIKQQLEDFGVLTGSVSLLYDNTSAPNMAKNPV, encoded by the coding sequence atggaagcatcaaaggtgatagacactcctATTGCAACTGCCACTCAACTGGACATGGATAAAACCAGATCTCCTGTGAATCAAATAATGTATAGAGGCATcattgggtctcttctctatctcacTGCCAGTCGACCTGATATTGTTTTCAACGTGGGGCTGTGTgcgaggtttcaatcaaatcccaaggaatctcacttgaagtCTGCCAAAAGAATACTAAGATATCTCAAAGGCACGCAGGGCCTAGTGCTATACTATCCATCAGGTGACAATTTTAATCTAATTGAGTATGCTGATGCAGACTAtacaggttatcttgtggacagaaAAAGCACTTCTGGGATGGCTCACTTATTAGGatcatgtcttatctcttggggtacaaggaagcaaaattcagtggctctttcaacagctgaaactgaatatgtagctgcagcaaCCTGCTGCGCTCAGCTTTTGTGGATCAAGCAGCAACTGGAGGATTTTGGAGTTCTTACTGGGAGTGTGTCCCTCCTATATGACAACACCAGTGCACCCAACATGGCAAAGAATCCAGTTTAA